Part of the Labilibaculum antarcticum genome, TTAACGGTTTTAGAGCGACGAGAAGTGATTCGTGTTGGATCGAATAAGACAATCCCAATCGATATTCGCTTAATATGCGCAACCAACATGCAACTGAAACAGATGGCATCTGAAGACAGATATCGCCAAGATCTTTTGTACAGAATTAATACAGTTGAAATTAGTCTTCCTGCTTTACGGGAACGATATGAGGACATACCACTTCTGGCAAATCATTTTCTGGATATCTATTCTAAAAAATATAAGAAAGCGATCAATCCACTATCAAAAGCCTGTCTGAATAAATTATATGATTACAGTTGGCCTGGAAACGTAAGAGAGCTGCAACATTTAATGGAACGAGCAATAATTATGGCCGATGATCGAAATCTGGATCCATCCGATTTCCAAGTTAGCGTTGAAAGAAATGGCCAAGAAGATGTTGAGTTTGATTCGTATAACCTTGAAGAAGTTGAAAAAAATATCATTCAGAAAGTTTTAAAAACAAATAAAGGAAATATTTCCAAAGCGGCCGGTGAATTAGGTCTTACGCGCACATCTCTTTATCGAAGACTAGAAAAATATGGTTTATAAAAGCTTCCGGATTAATTTTATAATAAGAATTATCGTCCTCTCGGCAACGATATTCTTACTATTTTACTTAGTTGCAAAAAAGAGCCTCTACTTCACAGCAAGCCTTACTTTTATTGCAATTATCTATCAGATTTATGAAATTATTAAGTACGTGGAAAAAACCAACCGCTTGCTTAAGAATTTTCTGGAATCCATACGGTATTCTGATTTTACACGAAATTTCCAAGTACAAGGTCTTGGGAGTTCTTTCGACAAACTGCAAGAATCTTTTAATGCCGTAATTACTGATTTTCAAAAAATAAGAGCTGAAAAGGAAGAACATTATTTCTACCTGCAAACTGTAATTCAACACATTGGAATTAGTTTAATTGCTTTTCATAGGGATGGAAAAGTGGAAATGATTAACAATGCATCCAAAAAGCTTTTTCAGGTTAGTAACCTGAAAATGATTCAGGATTTAAGCGGTTTTAGCGAGGAACTGGTGAACTGCCTACTAAGTCTTAAGCATGGAGAAAACACACTTGTTAAAGTTGTAGATAATGAAGACATTTTAAAGCTTGCAATTTATGCTACCGAGTTTAAAATTAACAACAGGCAAGTCATACTCGTTTCTATAAAAAATATTCAGTACGAATTAGAAGAACAGGAAATTGAATCATGGCAAAAACTAATAAGAGTATTGACTCATGAGATCATGAATTCAATCACGCCTATCTCTTCCCTTTCAACCACCCTCACAACAATTCTGGATGATTTTGGCGAGAACAACACCAACAAGTTTCAAGATGAAGATCTGGAGACTCTAAACGAGGTTAAACTGGCACTTGAAACAATCCATAAAAGAAGTTCCGGCCTTTTGCATTTCGTTGACACTTATCGCAATCTCACCAAAATTCCAAAGCCAAATT contains:
- a CDS encoding sensor histidine kinase, coding for MEKTNRLLKNFLESIRYSDFTRNFQVQGLGSSFDKLQESFNAVITDFQKIRAEKEEHYFYLQTVIQHIGISLIAFHRDGKVEMINNASKKLFQVSNLKMIQDLSGFSEELVNCLLSLKHGENTLVKVVDNEDILKLAIYATEFKINNRQVILVSIKNIQYELEEQEIESWQKLIRVLTHEIMNSITPISSLSTTLTTILDDFGENNTNKFQDEDLETLNEVKLALETIHKRSSGLLHFVDTYRNLTKIPKPNFGIFQVRKLFDNIHRLMQEEIKRKGIECEISINPESLELSADEQLLEQVLINLIKNSIHALEHTANPKIELKAFMNKRGRISIQISDNGQGIIKEVLDKVFIPFFTTKPKGSGIGLSLSKQILRLHGGTITAQSIPNEKTSFTLTF